A segment of the Oceanispirochaeta sp. genome:
AAACAGGACAAATATGTTTTGCAGGATCAATAGCTGCAGGTACATTTTGAACTCACTGTCTTCCAGATTCCCTGAAGGATCGGAAACAAGATACCCTATATAGCTACCTCCGCCGCCTCCAAAAGCTGAAACAGTGGCTATCTGGATTTCGGATGAACTGCTGAGAGACTTCCCTCTTTCGGACAGAAAATCAGAGCCTTCCAGTAAAGCCAGGGTGAAACCTGTCAGATTGATCAGAATAAAGTAAATAATGACAAGCTTTCTCACTATTCCCTCCAGAATAAAATTCTTCCTGTATGTTATCACTTTTATTCTGAATTGGAAACTACTGCTTATGAATAATCCTGCGATAGGTCTTATCAATTTAATCTCAGTTAAAAAGATGATTGAAGATGATTATCCCTCCCACTTCATCGGGATTGCTCCAGATATTAGCCACCGAAAAAAGGAAGACCTGAACAATCAGCGGAATGCTTCAAAACCTTGAGTGACATAACTATCGAAGGCTTTCGCTCACACCCTGATATGATGTTTCATGAGAAGCTTTATCCCATCTTTTCTTCAATATCCTGGCTCGTCCCGGTTCCTTCACGAAGGATCCTGCAAAACGCAATAAACGATTTATCACGCCGGGAATATATTCTTCCACAGCTGCGAGGGTGCAGTTGATGCTCTGATGAGCCACAGATTCAGGATTCACAGAAGTGATTTTCCCCATGAATCCCTGGGCATTGATCCGGTCTCTGACAATCTGTTTAGTCGGCATTCCAGCGGGACATAAGAGAGTTACAGTCACATTTTCATCCCGAAGTTCTTCCCGGATCGCTGTAAAAAAATGGTATAAGAATCGTTTTGTTGCAGAATAGGCCGCCTTATAGGGCATGGGGTAAAAATAGGAGAGACTGGAGACGGTGAGAATCCTGAAAACATCAGATTTCGATCTCTGCTTCAATAGTACTGAGGTCAATTCCACTGTACCGTTCATATTCACATTCATAATCTGCCGGATTTGACTCAGGGCCAAATCCTTAAAGGGCGTCTCATATTCAATCCCGGCCACATTGATCAAAAAATGAAAGCGGAAGCCTGATTGCCTGAGGCGGAGAAAAAAGTCATCTCTTTTTTCCTGACTCAAAAAACTTCCTTCCAGGTACTGAATATCCACATTGAATCGTGTGGAAACCTCGGAAGCCAATTCTTTTAAGGGAGATCCGGGAATATCACTGAGAAAAAGATCCCAACCCCTGCCGGCTGCGTCGATAACATAGGATCGGCCTAAACCACCGGTGGCACCGGATATAAAAACATAGGATTTCATGACTCCCCCCCAGGAGAACTCCTGTTTATTTTACAAGCATTACTTCCCATGGTCAATCATCCATATCCATACATGCAATAACAGTTCTGGAGCCCCAAAGCCAGAACATGCTACATTTAACTATGAAAACAACAGTCATCACAGGAGCGACCTCGGGTATAGGAAAAGCGACCCTCCTCTCCCTGATAAACCAGGGGCACAGGGTCATTGGAATAGGACGTTCAGCAGAAAAAATCAATGAATGCCTTCAGAAAACAGCAACCGCAGTTTATAAGGGACAGGCAGAATTTGTCCGGGCGGACCTCTCCTCCCAGAGAGAGATCAGGACGGCAGCTGATCAAATACTTAAAATATCTTCTTCCGGGATCGACTGCCTCATTAACAATGCCGGATCATTTGCCAGCTCCTACAAAGAAACCGAAGATGCCCTGGAATGGCAGTTTGCTGTTAACCATATTGCTGTGTTCCTGATGACCCGGCTGCTCCTGCCTGTCCTGAAGGAGGGCGGCCGCATCATTACTGTAGGGTCCAGTTCACATTTTAATGCCCGCCTCCGCTGGAAAGATCCCCAGATGAAACATCGCTATTCCTCCCTGGCGGCGTATAGGCAATCCAAATTTTTTAACGTCCTGATGACAAATGAACTGAACCGTTT
Coding sequences within it:
- a CDS encoding SDR family NAD(P)-dependent oxidoreductase; translated protein: MLHLTMKTTVITGATSGIGKATLLSLINQGHRVIGIGRSAEKINECLQKTATAVYKGQAEFVRADLSSQREIRTAADQILKISSSGIDCLINNAGSFASSYKETEDALEWQFAVNHIAVFLMTRLLLPVLKEGGRIITVGSSSHFNARLRWKDPQMKHRYSSLAAYRQSKFFNVLMTNELNRLYSAKGINAYIADPGLVNTEIGLKGTKGLSRLVWSIRRRKGQSVDEGASTSVYLATNPDISLKNGCYYKYSQPLEPDKRSCDPALMKKLWKLSESFLL
- a CDS encoding SDR family oxidoreductase, producing MKSYVFISGATGGLGRSYVIDAAGRGWDLFLSDIPGSPLKELASEVSTRFNVDIQYLEGSFLSQEKRDDFFLRLRQSGFRFHFLINVAGIEYETPFKDLALSQIRQIMNVNMNGTVELTSVLLKQRSKSDVFRILTVSSLSYFYPMPYKAAYSATKRFLYHFFTAIREELRDENVTVTLLCPAGMPTKQIVRDRINAQGFMGKITSVNPESVAHQSINCTLAAVEEYIPGVINRLLRFAGSFVKEPGRARILKKRWDKASHETSYQGVSESLR